One part of the Saprospiraceae bacterium genome encodes these proteins:
- the rpoB gene encoding DNA-directed RNA polymerase subunit beta — MASTATNSQLRVRHNFGKAPLNVPYPDFLEIQLKSFKEFFQLETTPDKRINEGLFKVFKENFPISDARSIFVLEFLDYYVDPPRYTIDECVQRGLTFSVPLKARLRLSCNDEEHVDFKTIEQDVFLGNIPYMTPKGTFVINGAERVVVSQLHRSPGVFFSQTYHPNGTKIFSARVIPFKGAWMEFATDINLVMYAYIDRKKKFPVTTLLRAIGYTSDKDILHLFNLAEEIKTTAKDLKKAIGRKLAARVLKRWTEDFVDEDTGELVTVERNEIILERDTILDEDNVKLIADASVDSIILQREDITEDYSIIYNTLQKDPSSSEMEAVIHIYRQLRGSDPPDDDTARGIIDKLFFSDKRYNLGDVGRYKINKKLNQKTSDDTLVLTKEDITEIVKYLISLINQKAELDDIDHLSNRRVRTVGEQLFAQFGVGLARMARTIRERMNVRDNEVFTPIDLINARTLSSVINSFFGTSQLSQFLDQTNPLSEITHKRRISALGPGGLSRERAGFEVRDVHYSHYGRLCTIETPEGPNIGLISTLCVHAKINSMGFLETPYWKVDGGKVNIKHGIQYLSAEEEDYAKIAQANIPVDKKGDFQIPKVKGREHGEFPVLEPMELQFMDVAPNQIVGVSASLIPFLENDDANRALMGSNMQRQAVPLIRPHAPIVGTGLEAKVAHDSRMLITAEGEGVVEFADATKIVIRYDHTEEENLISFEENVKEYSLTKFARTNQATCINLQPIVMKGERVSLGTILSDGYATENGELALGQNLQVAFMPWKGYNFEDAIVISERVIQEDIFTSIHIESFELEVRDTKLGEEELTNDIPNVSEEATKDLDENGIIRIGANVEEGDILIGKITPKGETDPTPEEKLLRAIFGDKAGDVKDASLKVPPSIEGVVIDKQLYARAKKDKFQKVQEKDLLTRLDDKHGVALNELKTILIDKLLKLIKDQVSGGVKSIYGEELIAKGSKYTNALLKKIDFTKVDYFNWIKETDKNQLVAKLLHNYNIKVNEEVGKYKREKFNISIGDELPAGVLKLAKVYIAKKRKLKVGDKLAGRHGNKGIVSKIVRVEDMPFLEDGSQVDIVLNPLGVPSRMNLGQIFETVLGWAGKKMGLHFATPIFDGATIHDIYQHIEKAELPQFGQTYLYDGETGDRFHQQATVGVIYMLKLSHMVDDKMHARSIGPYSLITQQPLGGKAQFGGQRFGEMEVWALEAFGAANILRELLTIKSDDIIGRAKAYEAIVKGDNLPEPNIPESFNVLIHELRGLVLDVKFE, encoded by the coding sequence ATGGCTTCAACCGCAACAAATTCACAACTGAGAGTCCGACATAATTTTGGTAAGGCACCTTTGAATGTACCTTATCCAGATTTCTTGGAAATTCAACTTAAATCATTTAAGGAGTTTTTTCAATTGGAAACAACTCCTGATAAAAGAATCAATGAAGGTCTCTTTAAAGTATTTAAAGAGAATTTTCCAATTTCAGATGCAAGAAGCATCTTCGTTTTGGAGTTTTTGGATTACTATGTAGATCCACCTCGTTATACAATTGATGAATGCGTTCAAAGAGGATTGACATTTTCAGTTCCTTTGAAAGCGCGTTTGCGTTTGTCTTGTAATGATGAAGAACACGTCGATTTTAAAACGATTGAACAAGATGTTTTTTTAGGAAACATCCCGTACATGACTCCAAAAGGTACATTCGTTATAAATGGTGCTGAACGGGTTGTCGTTTCTCAGTTGCATCGTTCGCCTGGTGTATTTTTTAGCCAGACATATCATCCTAATGGTACCAAGATATTTTCTGCCAGAGTAATCCCATTTAAAGGAGCCTGGATGGAATTTGCAACCGATATCAACTTAGTGATGTATGCTTATATAGATCGGAAAAAGAAATTCCCAGTGACAACTCTGTTGAGAGCCATTGGTTATACTTCGGATAAAGATATTTTGCACTTATTTAATCTTGCAGAAGAAATAAAAACAACTGCTAAAGATCTTAAAAAAGCGATTGGTAGAAAATTAGCCGCTCGGGTTCTTAAAAGATGGACAGAAGATTTTGTGGATGAAGATACTGGTGAATTAGTAACAGTTGAAAGAAATGAAATCATCTTAGAACGGGATACTATTCTGGATGAAGATAATGTGAAATTAATTGCAGATGCTTCTGTAGATTCTATCATTCTTCAAAGAGAAGATATTACAGAAGATTATTCTATTATTTATAATACACTTCAAAAAGATCCATCCAGTTCGGAGATGGAGGCTGTAATCCATATTTACCGTCAGTTGCGTGGTAGCGATCCACCGGATGATGATACTGCACGGGGTATTATTGATAAATTGTTTTTTTCTGATAAAAGATACAATTTAGGAGATGTAGGCCGATATAAAATCAATAAGAAATTAAATCAAAAAACTTCGGATGATACCTTAGTTTTAACAAAAGAAGATATTACAGAAATTGTTAAATATCTCATTTCATTAATCAATCAAAAAGCAGAACTAGATGATATCGATCATCTAAGTAATCGAAGAGTTCGTACCGTTGGTGAACAATTATTTGCTCAGTTTGGTGTGGGTTTAGCACGTATGGCGAGAACCATCCGGGAGCGAATGAACGTAAGGGATAACGAGGTTTTTACACCGATTGATTTGATCAATGCAAGAACCCTTTCTTCTGTTATCAATTCATTTTTCGGAACAAGTCAATTGTCGCAGTTTCTGGATCAAACAAATCCACTTTCGGAAATTACACATAAGCGAAGAATATCTGCATTAGGACCAGGAGGTTTATCGAGAGAACGTGCAGGCTTTGAAGTTCGAGATGTTCACTACTCGCATTATGGTCGTTTATGTACAATTGAAACACCGGAAGGACCCAATATTGGATTGATTTCAACGCTGTGTGTTCATGCCAAAATTAATTCCATGGGATTTTTAGAAACGCCCTATTGGAAAGTGGATGGCGGTAAAGTAAATATTAAACATGGTATTCAATATTTGTCTGCCGAAGAAGAAGATTATGCAAAAATTGCGCAAGCAAATATTCCAGTAGATAAAAAAGGAGATTTTCAAATACCTAAAGTGAAAGGTCGTGAACACGGAGAGTTTCCTGTACTCGAACCAATGGAATTGCAATTTATGGATGTTGCTCCAAATCAAATTGTAGGAGTTTCAGCATCCCTGATTCCATTTCTTGAAAATGATGATGCAAACAGAGCCTTGATGGGATCTAACATGCAACGTCAGGCAGTGCCTTTGATTCGTCCACATGCTCCTATCGTCGGAACTGGTTTGGAAGCAAAGGTTGCACATGATTCCCGGATGTTGATTACAGCAGAAGGAGAAGGTGTAGTAGAATTTGCCGATGCAACAAAAATTGTAATTCGTTATGATCATACAGAAGAGGAAAATTTAATTTCATTTGAAGAAAATGTAAAGGAATATTCTCTAACAAAATTTGCAAGAACAAACCAAGCTACGTGTATCAATCTTCAGCCAATCGTAATGAAAGGAGAGCGGGTGAGTTTAGGAACGATCCTTTCAGATGGATATGCAACAGAAAATGGTGAACTTGCATTAGGCCAGAATCTTCAAGTTGCATTCATGCCTTGGAAAGGTTATAATTTTGAAGATGCTATTGTAATTTCAGAACGTGTAATTCAAGAGGATATTTTTACTTCCATCCATATCGAAAGTTTTGAATTGGAAGTGCGGGATACAAAATTAGGGGAGGAAGAATTAACGAATGATATCCCAAATGTTAGTGAAGAAGCTACCAAAGATCTTGATGAAAATGGGATTATAAGAATTGGAGCAAATGTAGAAGAAGGGGATATCTTAATTGGAAAAATTACACCGAAAGGAGAAACAGATCCAACTCCTGAAGAAAAATTATTACGTGCCATCTTTGGAGATAAAGCAGGTGATGTTAAAGATGCTTCTTTAAAAGTACCACCATCCATCGAAGGGGTCGTAATTGATAAACAATTGTATGCTCGGGCAAAAAAGGATAAATTCCAGAAAGTACAAGAGAAAGATTTGTTGACCCGATTAGATGATAAACATGGTGTTGCTTTAAATGAGCTGAAAACGATTTTGATTGATAAACTTTTGAAGTTAATAAAAGATCAGGTTTCAGGTGGCGTTAAAAGTATCTATGGTGAAGAATTGATTGCGAAAGGTTCCAAATATACAAATGCACTTTTAAAGAAAATTGATTTCACGAAAGTGGATTATTTCAATTGGATTAAAGAAACGGATAAAAATCAATTGGTTGCTAAACTTCTTCACAATTATAATATTAAAGTGAATGAAGAAGTAGGAAAGTATAAGCGTGAGAAATTCAATATTAGTATTGGAGATGAATTACCTGCGGGTGTATTGAAATTAGCGAAAGTTTATATTGCGAAAAAACGAAAACTAAAAGTTGGTGATAAGTTAGCAGGCCGTCACGGTAATAAAGGAATTGTTTCAAAAATTGTGCGTGTTGAAGATATGCCATTCTTAGAAGATGGATCTCAAGTGGATATTGTTTTAAATCCATTAGGGGTACCTTCAAGGATGAACTTAGGTCAGATTTTTGAAACGGTACTTGGGTGGGCTGGTAAAAAAATGGGATTGCATTTTGCAACACCAATATTTGATGGTGCAACGATTCACGATATTTACCAACACATCGAAAAAGCAGAGTTACCTCAGTTTGGTCAAACTTATTTATATGATGGCGAAACTGGAGACCGTTTCCATCAGCAGGCTACAGTAGGTGTTATCTATATGTTGAAATTATCACACATGGTAGATGATAAAATGCATGCTCGTTCAATCGGACCATACTCTTTAATTACGCAACAACCATTAGGCGGTAAAGCTCAATTTGGAGGACAACGATTTGGAGAGATGGAGGTTTGGGCATTAGAAGCATTTGGTGCTGCAAATATTTTGCGGGAATTGTTAACCATTAAATCAGATGATATCATTGGTCGTGCCAAAGCTTATGAAGCAATTGTAAAAGGTGATAATCTTCCGGAACCAAATATTCCAGAATCATTTAATGTTTTGATTCATGAATTAAGAGGATTGGTATTGGATGTAAAATTTGAATAA
- the rplL gene encoding 50S ribosomal protein L7/L12: MVDVNALADQLVNLTIKDVNELASVLKDKYGIEPAAAAVAVAAAPAAAAVVAEQTEFDVILKSGGANKLNVIKEVKNLLNLGLKEAKDLVDGAPSPLKQGVSKEEANSLKDTLTAAGAEIEVK; this comes from the coding sequence ATGGTAGATGTAAACGCTTTAGCAGACCAATTAGTAAACCTTACCATTAAGGACGTAAACGAATTGGCATCTGTTCTAAAAGACAAATACGGTATCGAACCAGCTGCTGCTGCTGTTGCAGTTGCTGCTGCTCCTGCTGCTGCTGCTGTAGTTGCAGAACAAACTGAATTTGATGTAATTCTGAAATCAGGTGGTGCCAACAAATTAAACGTAATCAAAGAAGTTAAAAACTTATTGAACTTAGGTCTTAAAGAAGCAAAAGACTTAGTGGACGGTGCTCCATCTCCTTTAAAACAAGGTGTTTCTAAAGAAGAGGCGAACTCTTTGAAAGATACATTAACAGCTGCGGGTGCTGAGATTGAAGTAAAATAA
- a CDS encoding 50S ribosomal protein L10 gives MTKEDKSVAIQELKDKFSNAQFFYVTDASTLTVEKVNQFRRKCFEQGIEMKVVKNTLAIKALQELEADKGYEALYSAFEGPSSILFTDNASAPAKLIKEFRETNERPLLKAAYIDSAVFTGDDQLKVLVALKSKEQLIGDVLMLLMSPATNVIGALKSGSHKIAGLVKALEERASA, from the coding sequence ATGACAAAAGAAGATAAATCAGTAGCAATACAGGAACTAAAAGATAAATTTTCAAATGCACAGTTTTTCTATGTAACAGATGCATCTACACTCACCGTGGAGAAAGTAAATCAGTTTCGTAGAAAGTGCTTTGAACAAGGGATAGAAATGAAAGTGGTTAAAAACACTTTAGCTATTAAAGCACTTCAGGAATTAGAAGCAGATAAAGGATACGAAGCATTATATTCAGCTTTTGAAGGCCCTTCTTCTATATTATTTACAGACAACGCATCAGCCCCTGCAAAATTGATTAAGGAATTCAGGGAAACAAATGAAAGACCCTTATTAAAAGCTGCTTATATAGACTCAGCAGTATTCACAGGGGATGACCAATTGAAAGTTCTGGTTGCATTAAAATCAAAAGAACAATTAATTGGAGATGTGTTGATGTTGTTAATGTCACCTGCAACGAACGTTATTGGCGCATTGAAATCTGGTAGTCATAAGATTGCCGGATTAGTAAAAGCACTTGAAGAACGCGCTAGTGCATAA
- a CDS encoding 50S ribosomal protein L1: MAHITKKRKSINGKVDPKKLYNLDEACSLVKEVNTTKFDASVDLHIRLGVDPRKPDQAIRGTVTLPNGTGKTKRVLVLCTPDKEAEATNAGADFVGLDEFIQKIEAGWTDIDVIIAMPTVMAKLGKIGKILGPRGLMPNPKTGTVTMDLAGAVNDVKGGKIAFRVDKFGIIHSSVGRVSFSIEKLKENAGELINAINKLKPSTVKGAYFRTISMASTMSPGIGIDTRMVH, encoded by the coding sequence ATGGCGCATATTACAAAAAAAAGAAAATCAATTAACGGAAAGGTAGATCCTAAGAAACTTTATAATTTGGATGAAGCCTGCTCTTTGGTAAAAGAAGTTAATACTACCAAATTTGATGCTTCCGTTGATCTTCACATCCGATTGGGTGTTGATCCTAGAAAACCAGATCAAGCAATTCGCGGTACCGTGACATTACCAAATGGAACCGGTAAGACAAAGCGGGTACTTGTGTTATGTACACCTGATAAAGAAGCAGAAGCAACAAATGCAGGTGCGGATTTTGTTGGATTAGATGAATTTATTCAAAAGATAGAAGCTGGATGGACAGACATTGATGTAATTATTGCAATGCCTACCGTAATGGCTAAATTAGGAAAAATTGGTAAAATTTTAGGTCCGCGGGGTTTAATGCCAAATCCAAAAACAGGAACTGTTACAATGGATTTAGCAGGTGCCGTAAATGATGTAAAAGGTGGTAAAATCGCATTTCGTGTGGACAAATTTGGAATTATCCATTCCTCTGTTGGGCGGGTTTCTTTTTCAATTGAAAAATTAAAAGAAAACGCAGGTGAACTTATTAATGCTATTAATAAATTAAAACCATCCACCGTTAAAGGGGCGTATTTTAGAACCATTTCTATGGCATCTACCATGAGTCCAGGAATTGGTATTGACACAAGAATGGTTCATTAA
- the rplK gene encoding 50S ribosomal protein L11 yields the protein MAKEIEGYIKLQVKGGAANPAPPVGPALGSKGVNIMEFCKRFNAKTQDQPGKLLPVVITLFKDKSFDFVVKSPPAAVQLLEAAKLKGGSPEPNRKKVGSVSWEQVETIAQDKMTDLNAFTKESAMKMIAGTARSMGLTVSGSAPWQN from the coding sequence ATGGCAAAAGAAATTGAAGGTTATATAAAATTACAAGTAAAAGGTGGCGCAGCCAATCCAGCACCTCCTGTCGGACCTGCTTTAGGTTCGAAAGGGGTAAATATTATGGAGTTTTGTAAACGTTTTAATGCAAAAACACAAGACCAACCTGGAAAATTATTGCCTGTAGTAATTACGCTATTTAAAGATAAATCTTTTGATTTTGTAGTTAAATCACCTCCCGCAGCTGTGCAACTTTTAGAAGCAGCTAAATTAAAAGGTGGTTCACCAGAACCAAACCGTAAAAAAGTAGGTTCAGTTTCCTGGGAACAAGTAGAAACCATTGCACAAGATAAAATGACCGACTTAAATGCATTTACAAAGGAGTCAGCTATGAAAATGATTGCAGGAACTGCCAGAAGTATGGGTTTGACCGTTTCTGGAAGTGCACCTTGGCAGAATTAA
- the nusG gene encoding transcription termination/antitermination factor NusG yields the protein MSDDKRWYSLRVISGKEKKIRERLEVEIVRSGWSEFVTQVIVPSEKVYKIRNGKKVIMERNILPGYLLVEAVTGKLSGEIVQHITNMPDIIHFLGRNNPIPMTQVEANRMLGKVDESQEVGETMIEPFIIGETIKIIDGPFNDFVGDIKEVNEEKKKVKVIVKIFGRGTEVELNFMQVEKTN from the coding sequence ATGAGTGATGATAAAAGATGGTATTCATTAAGAGTAATTAGCGGAAAGGAGAAAAAAATTCGCGAACGATTAGAAGTAGAAATTGTTAGATCCGGATGGTCTGAATTTGTTACACAGGTAATAGTTCCTTCGGAGAAAGTATATAAAATTAGAAATGGCAAAAAAGTAATTATGGAACGAAATATTCTTCCTGGTTACTTATTGGTAGAAGCTGTAACAGGTAAACTCAGTGGAGAAATTGTACAGCATATTACCAATATGCCAGACATTATTCATTTTCTTGGAAGGAATAATCCGATTCCCATGACACAGGTTGAAGCCAATCGAATGTTAGGGAAAGTGGATGAATCTCAAGAGGTTGGTGAAACAATGATCGAACCATTTATCATTGGGGAAACGATTAAGATTATTGATGGACCTTTTAATGACTTTGTTGGTGATATCAAAGAAGTAAATGAGGAAAAGAAAAAAGTCAAAGTAATCGTAAAAATATTTGGCCGAGGCACAGAGGTGGAATTAAATTTTATGCAAGTTGAAAAAACGAATTAA
- the secE gene encoding preprotein translocase subunit SecE: MDKILLYLRESYNELMEKVSWPTRQNLVDSAKVVVISAVILSIIVFVMDFAVNQVLTFIYSL, encoded by the coding sequence ATGGATAAGATATTACTATATCTGAGAGAAAGTTATAATGAGTTGATGGAAAAAGTTTCCTGGCCAACCAGGCAAAACTTAGTCGACAGTGCGAAGGTGGTAGTTATTTCTGCCGTCATATTGTCAATTATAGTTTTTGTTATGGACTTTGCTGTCAACCAGGTTCTTACGTTTATCTATAGCTTATAA
- the tuf gene encoding elongation factor Tu, whose protein sequence is MAKETFNRSKPHVNIGTIGHVDHGKTTLTSAITSVLSEQGLAQKKDYDSIDNAPEEKERGITINTAHVEYETKNRHYAHVDCPGHADYVKNMVTGAAQMDGAILVVAATDGPMPQTREHILLARQVGVPRVVVFMNKVDLVDDPEMLDLVEMEVRELLDKYEYKGDISIIKGSALKALEGDPAGKQAIHDLMDAVDKEIPEPIRLVDQPFLMPVEDVFSITGRGTVATGRIERGVIKVGENVEIIGMMPAGTKPLSSTCTGVEMFRKLLDRGEAGDNAGILLRGIEKDDIRRGMVICAPGSVKPHMKFKCEVYVLSKDEGGRHTPFFKGYRPQFYFRTTDVTGEVFLPEGVEMVMPGDNISLEVALINPIAMEKGLRFAIREGGRTVGAGQVTEILD, encoded by the coding sequence ATGGCAAAGGAAACATTTAATCGGTCAAAACCTCACGTCAACATAGGTACCATCGGTCACGTTGACCACGGTAAAACGACCTTGACCTCGGCAATTACTTCTGTTCTTTCAGAGCAGGGTCTAGCTCAGAAAAAAGATTACGATTCGATTGACAACGCTCCGGAGGAAAAGGAGAGAGGTATTACGATTAATACCGCACACGTTGAATATGAAACAAAAAACAGGCATTATGCACACGTAGATTGCCCGGGTCACGCGGATTATGTTAAAAACATGGTTACGGGTGCTGCTCAAATGGATGGTGCAATTCTGGTGGTAGCTGCAACAGATGGTCCAATGCCACAAACTCGGGAACATATTCTTTTAGCACGTCAGGTTGGTGTACCTAGAGTAGTAGTTTTTATGAATAAGGTAGACCTTGTTGATGATCCTGAAATGTTGGATCTTGTAGAAATGGAAGTTCGTGAGTTGTTAGATAAATATGAATATAAAGGGGATATATCTATTATTAAAGGATCTGCTTTAAAAGCATTAGAAGGTGATCCAGCAGGTAAACAAGCAATCCATGATTTAATGGATGCTGTAGATAAAGAAATTCCAGAACCAATACGTTTAGTAGATCAACCATTTTTGATGCCAGTAGAAGACGTATTTTCTATTACAGGTCGTGGAACAGTAGCTACGGGTAGAATAGAAAGAGGTGTGATTAAAGTTGGTGAAAACGTTGAGATCATAGGAATGATGCCAGCAGGAACCAAACCTTTATCATCTACTTGTACAGGTGTTGAAATGTTCCGTAAATTATTGGATCGTGGAGAAGCTGGTGATAATGCAGGGATTTTATTAAGAGGTATAGAGAAAGATGATATTCGTAGAGGCATGGTTATTTGTGCGCCAGGATCTGTGAAGCCTCATATGAAATTCAAATGTGAAGTTTATGTACTTTCAAAAGATGAAGGTGGTCGTCATACACCATTCTTTAAAGGATATCGTCCACAATTCTATTTTAGAACCACAGATGTAACAGGAGAAGTATTTTTACCTGAAGGTGTTGAAATGGTTATGCCTGGAGACAATATATCTTTAGAAGTAGCGTTGATAAACCCAATTGCAATGGAGAAAGGTCTTCGTTTCGCGATTCGGGAAGGTGGCCGTACCGTTGGTGCAGGTCAGGTAACTGAAATTCTTGATTAA
- the raiA gene encoding ribosome-associated translation inhibitor RaiA, producing MVTRIQSIHFDADLKLISLIEEKIARLAHYVQDMAIEARVILKLEHVGKIQDKIIEVIINLPGQPMVVKSTRKSFEEALSDVMATLKKQLTRYKERIQEKHKDSFKQ from the coding sequence ATGGTAACTAGAATTCAATCCATTCATTTTGATGCTGATTTGAAACTCATTTCATTGATTGAGGAAAAAATAGCACGTCTGGCTCATTATGTTCAAGATATGGCTATTGAGGCGAGAGTGATCCTTAAATTGGAGCACGTTGGAAAAATACAGGATAAAATTATTGAAGTTATTATAAACCTACCAGGTCAACCTATGGTCGTAAAAAGTACTCGTAAGAGCTTTGAAGAAGCACTCTCTGATGTAATGGCCACGCTCAAAAAACAGTTGACAAGATACAAGGAGCGTATTCAAGAAAAGCACAAAGATTCATTCAAACAGTGA
- a CDS encoding tyrosine-type recombinase/integrase, with the protein MDSVLLFHRFLSAEKRYSLHTCEAYMLDVRQFQDFIKNQYNFHSFQEVLSIHIRSWLAKMNERGIDTRSIRRKCSSLNTFYRFLLKRELATSNPLAKIIAPKIKKRLPIIVKESEMIFLDSDKNDDPDDYKEMLTDLIVKSFYSLGIRRSELIDLKYKNVKLDQGQLKVMGKGGKERIIPFGNELRQNFERYIIRREDIKLVDVENFFVMKNGKKLYPKMVYLLVSQWLKYRSNSSKKSPHILRHSFATHLADHGADIYAIKELLGHSSLAATQVYTHNSIEQLRKAYSQAHPRAFRSNNSMEDSLVIRR; encoded by the coding sequence ATGGATAGTGTTTTATTATTTCATCGTTTTCTAAGTGCTGAAAAGCGATATTCTTTGCATACCTGTGAAGCCTACATGCTCGATGTCAGGCAATTTCAAGATTTTATTAAGAATCAATATAACTTTCATTCATTTCAGGAAGTTTTAAGTATTCATATTCGTTCCTGGTTGGCTAAAATGAATGAAAGAGGTATCGATACCCGATCCATTCGAAGAAAATGTTCCAGTTTAAATACATTTTATCGCTTTCTTCTAAAGCGTGAATTGGCAACAAGTAATCCTTTAGCAAAAATAATAGCTCCTAAAATAAAGAAACGCTTGCCAATTATTGTCAAAGAGTCTGAAATGATATTTTTAGATTCAGATAAAAACGATGATCCGGACGATTATAAAGAAATGTTGACGGATCTTATCGTAAAATCGTTTTATAGCTTAGGTATTCGGCGATCAGAGCTTATCGATCTAAAATACAAAAATGTTAAATTGGATCAAGGGCAATTGAAAGTTATGGGAAAAGGGGGGAAGGAGCGAATAATTCCTTTTGGTAATGAACTAAGGCAAAATTTTGAGCGTTACATAATAAGACGAGAGGATATAAAATTGGTAGATGTGGAGAATTTTTTTGTAATGAAGAATGGAAAGAAGTTATATCCTAAAATGGTATATTTATTAGTAAGTCAATGGCTTAAGTATCGTTCAAACAGCTCTAAAAAGAGTCCTCATATATTGAGACACAGTTTTGCAACCCATTTAGCAGATCACGGTGCAGATATTTATGCAATTAAAGAACTTTTAGGACATTCCTCACTTGCTGCAACGCAAGTGTATACCCACAATTCTATTGAACAATTAAGAAAGGCATATTCGCAAGCACATCCTCGGGCTTTTAGATCCAACAATTCTATGGAGGATTCACTTGTAATCAGAAGGTAA
- a CDS encoding 30S ribosomal protein S21 → MLIIDVKDSESIDRALKKYKKKFEQSQTLRQLRNRKHFTKPSIERRSEVLKAVYREEYISRNI, encoded by the coding sequence ATGCTCATTATTGATGTAAAAGACTCAGAATCCATTGACAGGGCCCTCAAAAAGTATAAAAAGAAATTTGAGCAGTCTCAAACCTTGCGTCAACTTCGGAATCGTAAACATTTCACAAAGCCTTCTATTGAAAGAAGATCAGAAGTGTTAAAAGCAGTCTACCGGGAAGAATATATTTCTCGTAACATATAA
- a CDS encoding DUF5011 domain-containing protein — translation MKNYSLLYLLVSSFFLLSSCEEETTDNVSRITYFPIITLTGQQWNTVKQGGSWTDPGAKAFEGETEITLAVGGDQVDTNVPGVYTITYTAVNKDGYSATEYRYIGVIAPEVEGVDMSGQYKRNAGALGVSTVKKISDNFYSSDNVGGVAAPGPATTVYFYHYQTKKLGVPLQLVAGSPFYCDMTNFELGVKYSWRVINSGYGPAVRTFVKL, via the coding sequence ATGAAAAATTATAGCTTATTATATCTTTTAGTATCTAGTTTTTTTCTATTATCATCTTGTGAAGAAGAAACAACAGATAATGTATCCAGAATCACGTACTTTCCAATAATAACCTTAACTGGTCAGCAATGGAATACGGTAAAGCAAGGTGGTTCATGGACTGATCCGGGAGCGAAAGCTTTTGAAGGTGAAACCGAAATTACCTTAGCTGTTGGTGGGGATCAGGTAGATACGAATGTACCCGGCGTATATACCATTACCTATACAGCTGTCAATAAAGATGGTTATTCTGCAACAGAATACAGATATATTGGTGTTATCGCTCCAGAAGTTGAAGGTGTTGATATGTCAGGTCAATATAAACGAAATGCAGGTGCACTGGGCGTAAGTACGGTCAAAAAAATATCGGATAACTTTTATTCCAGTGATAATGTAGGCGGTGTTGCTGCACCTGGACCTGCTACTACTGTTTATTTCTATCATTATCAGACTAAGAAATTAGGAGTTCCTCTGCAATTAGTAGCTGGCTCACCTTTTTATTGTGATATGACGAATTTTGAACTCGGGGTAAAATATTCCTGGAGAGTCATTAACTCTGGATATGGACCAGCTGTTAGAACCTTTGTTAAACTTTAA